Proteins encoded by one window of Candidatus Finniella inopinata:
- a CDS encoding efflux RND transporter periplasmic adaptor subunit, with the protein MRPKERILHSFHTCLKILQTLKTIPLRTLISGGALLLVTFLLISKVFFKTKEDVPVIKIPRVEVISSTAQITKPLLNLSAETKANALTTLRAEIAGKVTEILVDKGKEVNKGQALLKIVDNDRVARLAQAQAAVNHRLAEYNSATKLKTKNFVAENSFLQAKANLEAANAELAHAQYEHEQLTVSSPIQGYYQDRIVEVGDYVSVGDKLATIADLSILTLNVYVSENDIASIKIGQTAKVCIDTFKAQLEAKVTYISKVADPKTHTYLVELTMDNKNLLLPEGLTAKVSLEKDAQTVHILNASVLILDDQGVVGLMIVDADNKAVFRPVELLQATAEKIYVKGLPDTAVVISTGAEFVKNNHVVEPIHSKALS; encoded by the coding sequence GGAAAGAATATTACATTCCTTTCATACCTGTTTGAAAATCTTACAAACTTTAAAAACTATTCCCCTTCGCACGCTTATCAGCGGAGGGGCTCTTTTGTTAGTAACTTTTCTGTTGATCAGCAAAGTTTTTTTTAAAACCAAAGAAGACGTCCCCGTCATCAAAATACCACGCGTTGAAGTAATCTCCTCGACTGCCCAAATAACCAAGCCGCTTTTGAACCTATCTGCAGAAACTAAAGCCAACGCCCTCACAACACTGCGTGCTGAAATTGCAGGAAAAGTCACGGAAATTCTTGTGGATAAGGGGAAGGAAGTTAACAAGGGTCAAGCATTATTAAAAATCGTTGACAATGATCGGGTGGCACGCCTTGCCCAGGCTCAAGCAGCCGTTAATCATCGACTGGCTGAATACAATTCGGCTACTAAACTTAAAACAAAAAATTTTGTAGCAGAGAATAGTTTCCTACAAGCCAAGGCTAATTTAGAGGCCGCCAATGCCGAATTGGCCCATGCTCAATACGAACATGAACAGCTTACCGTCAGTTCACCCATCCAAGGGTATTATCAAGATCGCATTGTGGAGGTGGGTGATTACGTTAGTGTTGGCGATAAATTAGCAACGATCGCTGACCTTTCTATTTTGACCTTGAATGTATACGTATCTGAAAATGATATTGCCAGCATTAAGATCGGTCAGACAGCTAAGGTTTGCATAGATACTTTCAAAGCGCAGCTTGAAGCCAAAGTGACTTACATTTCAAAGGTGGCCGACCCAAAAACCCACACCTATTTGGTCGAGCTGACCATGGATAATAAGAATCTTCTGCTGCCAGAGGGTTTAACTGCCAAGGTAAGTTTGGAAAAAGATGCCCAAACCGTTCATATCTTAAACGCATCCGTCTTGATTTTAGATGATCAAGGGGTTGTGGGCTTGATGATCGTTGACGCAGACAACAAGGCTGTGTTTAGACCCGTTGAACTTTTGCAAGCCACGGCTGAAAAAATTTACGTTAAAGGTCTGCCCGATACTGCAGTGGTCATCTCAACGGGCGCCGAGTTTGTTAAGAACAATCATGTGGTCGAACCCATACATAGCAAAGCCCTATCATGA